DNA sequence from the Candidatus Polarisedimenticolaceae bacterium genome:
AACCCGAGCGCCGGCAGCTCGGCCTCGATGAAACCGGTCAGGTCGATCGGAGACTGCTCCATCCCCGCGCAGGCGCTGAACTGCGGGGACAACCTGGCCCACGCCTCGGGCCCCGCCTCCCCCGAATACGACCAGTGCCCTTCCTGTCCCGCGAAAGCGGCCGACGCCACGACCAGGCACAAAAGGCTCGTCACGAGTCTCACGGTTCGCTCCTTCGAAGTCCGGGGGCGGGGGCCTCGCGCGCCGGCATGGCGACGCACCGTAGCCCAGGAGCGGATCGCGCGGCCGTGACCGCGGTCAAACCACGTTTGCCTTCCGTTCGACCAGGAGCTCCCGGAGGATCGACCGATGGCAATGCGCCTCGTCGGCGCAATAACACCCGACCGCGAGAGCGGTCGTGTGCGACAACGCCGCGAGCAGGTCGAGGAGGCGGCTCGCGGCGGGGGCGGCCATCTCCCGCCGATACCGTTTCGCGAACGATCCCCACGCGCGGGCGTCCGCCGCGGCGAGCCCCTGCTTCAAGAGCGCCTCGCTCGGGGCCGCCTCGGGGAGCCAGACGTCGTAGAAGTCGCGGGCGGCGAGGTCTTTCCTGGGCACGCCGCGCGGCGGACGGCGGACCGTCCCGAGGCGGAGTCCTTCTCCCGGAAGGCGGGGCGAGCCGAGTCGGACGACGTGGATCGGCATCGGGACCTCAGGTGTCGCGGCGGCCGGGAGCGGGAGTCACGGCTTGACCACCACCGACTGGATCATCCGATGGATCGTCTCCATCCACTCCCCCTCGAGCTCCTTCGTGACGTTCACGCTGAGCAGCAGCAGCCGCCCCTCGAGCGACGCGCCGAGCATCACGTTGCGGACGTCGGTGTCCAGCGCGGGGGTTCGGAGATCGAGGAGGATGCAACGTCGCCCCGCCAGCGTCGTCACCTCGCTGCGGAACCACACCGCGGAAGGGTAGAGCTTGCGGAACGACCCGTCGAAGTACGCATGCGCGGCGTCGAGCTCCTCGGGGGGCATCGCGTTGGGCGTGTGATTCAACGCGAGGCTGACGGAGCCCGTCTCGTTCGACAACACGAAGGTCGGACGTTGCTCCGCCGGGTACTTGAGCTTCAGCTGCGCCTCCGGCATCGGCTGGAACGAGGTCGGGACGAGCATCTCGACCTTGCCGTCGAGCAGCGACCGGGTCGCCAGCGCGCTCTCCGCCCGCGCACCCGCCGGGACGGCGAATCCCAGAACCAACAGCAGCGATCCCACCCGGCAAGCGTTCTTCACGATTCCTCCCTCCGGGGTTGCGCCCCGGTGTGGTGGAGGATTACCCGAAATCGGGGTCGGGGTTCAAGACGCCGAGCTCGGGCACCTCGAACAACGGCCGCACGTCCAGCTCGCACTCCCCGAGCACCTCGGTGTACGGGACCGCCCACGCGAGCGCTTCCTCCATCGACGCGAGCTCGAGGGTGACGTAGCCCCCGACGAGCTCCTTGGATTCCGCGAAGGGTCCGTCGAGGACGACCGCCGTCGCTCCCCGCCGGAGGACCCGCCTGGAGCGCGAGCCCGGCTGCATCACCTCGGCGCCGAGGAAGACTTCGGCGCCTTTCATCTCCGCGATCACCCCGGCGACCGCCGCGCGTGCCGGCGGGGGCGGAAGCTCCCCGGCCTCGTACGCCGCCGTCGCCTTGGCGACGATCATGAACCTCGTCGTGGCGAGGTCCTTCGGCTTCTCGCCGAACCCGAGGTCCCACGGCTCGGTCAGCGGCCGGATCTCGAAGTCCGCGTCGCCCAGGGCCGCGCCGAAGCGCGACGCCCATCCGACCGCCTCGTCCCGCGTGTGGACGCGCAGCAGGCAGATCGCCGCCGGCAAGGCGTGGTCTTCCCCGAACGGGCCCGGCGTGACCGTGCCGACCCCTCCGCGAACGGCGATGCGGACGCCCAGGTTCGTCTGGCGCAACCCGGCGGCGTCGCGGAACACCCCTTGCCGCTTCATCTCCCCCAGGCTCCGCCCCACGCCGTCGATCAGCTCCTGCGGCGGGCGGAGCCCCGCCTCGTTGTGCGCGTTGGTCTTGTTCATCAGCAGGAATCGCATCGTGGTCTCACCTCGCCCCGAAGAACTCGATCAGAGCCGGCGCCAGGACCTTCGACTTCACCATGTGCGTCTGCCCGGGCAACGTCCGGTAGGAGGAGCGTTTCAGGATCCGCGCGAGCGCCTCCGCTCCGTTGCGCATCCACTGCGGGCTCTTCCCGCCGTCGATCACGAGGCAAGGCGCCGCGACTCCGGACCAGCGCCCCTCGGGCAAGGACCTGCCGCTCTGCAGCCCGTGGAGGAGCGAGAGATCGTACGGCAGCGTGTGCGCCACCTCGACGAGCTTCTTGAAGTTCGGCATCAGCCGCATGATCGCGATCACGAACCCGGGAGCACCGACCAGGCGCATGAAGCGCTTCACCATCTCGGCGCGATTCCCCTCGGCGAGAAGCCGCTTCATCCCCGGCACGAACTCCTCGGAGACCGGTTCGCGGGTGGCGTCGACGATGAGCGGCGGCTCGTACACGGCGACCTTGGAGACCGGAAGGCCGCTCGCCGCCGCGTCGAGGGCCAGGACCGCCCCCGAGGAGATGCCGAACAGCGACGCGGAGCCGCCGCTGGCGTGAACGAGCGCCGCGAGGTCCTCGACCTCGCGCTCGATCGACCAGGGAGCGCCGTTCCCGCTCGCCCCGCGCCCTCGCCGGTCGTACAGCACGACGGTGAAGTGCGGCTCGAGGTGTTTCGCGAGATCGGGCATCGGTCCCATGCCGCGGTGACAAAAGGCTCCGTCCACCAGGATCAGGGGGGGGCCGGATCCCCTCGTTTCATAGGCGATCGAGGTTCCATCGCGGGACGTGACGGCGGGCATCGCGTTTCTCCTTCCCCCGTGCGACGTACGGCGCGGCAGGAATTCGACACGATCGACGAGAATTCGGGGACCCGCATCTCCCAGCGGCCGATAGCGCCTGGTGTACGCTCCGCGCGATGAGCGATCTCGCGATCGGATTCGCAGATGTCGCCGCGGCCGCGGAGCGGCTGCGGGGCGTCGCGCATCGTACGCCGGTTCTGACCTCCCGCACCGCCGACGCCCGCACCGGGGCGACCGTCTTCTTCAAGTGCGAGAACTTCCAGCGCATGGGCGCCTTCAAGTTCCGGGGAGCCTACAACGCCCTCGCGAAGCTCTCCGCGGAGCAGCGCGCGAAGGGGGCGCTCGCGTATTCGTCGGGGAATCACGCGCAGGCGATCGCCCTCGCGGCCCGCCTGCTCGGGATGCCGTCGGTCCTCGTGATGCCGCACGACACGCCGGCGGGGAAACTCGCCGCGACCCTCGGGTACCAGCACGGAGTCCCGGGGAGCGGGATCGTGCGGTACGACCGCTACGCCGAGGACCGCGAGGCGATCGGCCGGCGCCTCGCCGCCGAGCGCGGAATGACGCTCGTTCCCCCCTTCGACCACCCGGACGTCATGGCCGGCCAGGGCACCGCGGCCCTCGAGCTGATCGAGCAAGCCGGGACGCTCGACCTGCTCCTCGTGTGCGTCGGCGGCGGCGGGTTGCTTTCCGGATGCGCGACGGCCGCGCACGGCACGACCCCGGGAATCGAGGTGATCGGCGTCGAGCCCGAGGCCGGCAACGACGTGCAGCTGAGTCTCGCCCGCGGGGAGATCGTGACGATCGGAACCCCGCGCACGATCGCCGACGGCGCGCAAACGCAAGCCCCCGGGACGCTCACCTTCCCGGTGATCCGGAAACTCGTCGGACGCCTCGTCACCGTCACCGACGCGCAACTCGTCGAGACGATGCGTTTCTTCGCCGAGCGCATGAAGCTCGTCGTCGAGCCCACCGGCTGCCTGGCAGCCGCGGCGCTGCTCCACGGCGTCGTGCGCGCCGCCGGGAAGCGGGTCGTCGTGATCGTCAGCGGCGGCAACGTCGATCCGGGCCGGTACGCGGAGTTGCTTTCCGGATCCTGACCCGCCGCCGTCCCCCCCGAAATCCGCTCACTCCCCTCCGGAGAGAAAGAACTTCCAGTTGTCGGGGATCTCCCGCAGGCCGCCGACCGCCGCCAGCTTCTCCTGGGTCAGCGGCACCACCTTGAAGTCCGCCTCGACGCAGACCACCCCGTCCTCGAGCCGCGCCTCGGTGTGGACGACGAGGGGGTCCCACGGACCCGCCTGCTCCCGGATCCGTCCGACGAGGGTCAGCGGTCTTCCGACGGGCGCGGGCCGGTGGTAGGTCGTCGTGGCCGATCGCAGGATCCACCCGGCCTCGCGGTTCGGCCCGAGGAGGGTCGCGACCCACGTGGAGAAGCAGTCCAGCGCGGTGTAGACGAGGCCCCCGTGCGTGATGCCGGGGAATCCGTCCATCCTCGAGGTGGGGACGAAGCGGCCGGACAACGCCCCCTCCGCCGGATCGCGTCGGATCTCGATGTGCAGTCCGGCGGGGTTGTCGAGCCCGCACCCGAAGCAGGTGTTGTGGGGAAGCAGCTCGCGGTTGAGCAGGGGCGAGTCGTTCAATCGTCCTCCCTTCGGTCCGACACCCCCGGCGCGCTCCCCGCGTCCCGGGCCGAGGCGCCCCGCCTACGGGTTGGCCGGCGCTTGCGCGGATCGGGGCCCTCGTGGAAGGGGACATCCTAACGCGGGCCCTTCGCGAGCTCCTCCTCCCGCAGCTCCCGCCGGAGGATCTTGAGCACCGTGCTCTTCGGGAGCTCCTTCCGGAACTCCACCGCGCGGGGCACCTTGTACGCGGCGAGGTAGTCCCGGCAATACGCCTCGATCTCCTCCGCCGTCGCGACCATCCCCGCCTTGACGACGACGAAGCTCTTGACGACCTCCCCACGCTTCGCGTCCGGGATGCCGATGGAAGCGGCCTCCTGGACCGCGGGGTGGGACATCAGCACCGCGTCCACCTCGTCGGGGTACACGTTGTACCCGGAGACGAGGATCATGTCCTTCTTGCGTCCGGCGATGAAGAAGTACCCCTCGTCGTCCATCCGCGCGATGTCGCCGGTGCGAAGCCATCCGTCGCGCAGGGCGAGCGCCGTCTCGTCGGGGCGGTTCCAGTAGCCGCGCATCACCTGCGGCCCCTTCACGAGGAGCTCTCCCTCCTCGCCGACGGGGAGGTCGCGGGTGCCGGTCTCGAGATCGACGATCCTCGCGTCGGTCTCGATGAAGGGGACGCCGATGCTCCCCACCTTGCGGCGGCCGAGCGGGTTGCCGTGCGTGACCGGCGAGGCCTCGGTCAGGCCGAATCCCTCCACGATCGGGGCGCCGGCGACCTGCTCGAAGCGGCGCAAGACGTCGACCGGAAGCGGGGCCGAGCCCGAGAAACACGCCTTCACGCACGAGAGGTCGAGCTTCGCGATCCCCGGGTAGTCCGCGACCGCGGCGAACATCGCGGGGACCCCGATGAACAGGGTGACGCGGCGCCTGGTCACCGCCTCGACGAGCGCGTGGATGTCGCGCGGGTT
Encoded proteins:
- a CDS encoding DUF488 family protein — its product is MPIHVVRLGSPRLPGEGLRLGTVRRPPRGVPRKDLAARDFYDVWLPEAAPSEALLKQGLAAADARAWGSFAKRYRREMAAPAASRLLDLLAALSHTTALAVGCYCADEAHCHRSILRELLVERKANVV
- a CDS encoding YciI family protein, whose product is MRFLLMNKTNAHNEAGLRPPQELIDGVGRSLGEMKRQGVFRDAAGLRQTNLGVRIAVRGGVGTVTPGPFGEDHALPAAICLLRVHTRDEAVGWASRFGAALGDADFEIRPLTEPWDLGFGEKPKDLATTRFMIVAKATAAYEAGELPPPPARAAVAGVIAEMKGAEVFLGAEVMQPGSRSRRVLRRGATAVVLDGPFAESKELVGGYVTLELASMEEALAWAVPYTEVLGECELDVRPLFEVPELGVLNPDPDFG
- a CDS encoding alpha/beta hydrolase, whose product is MPAVTSRDGTSIAYETRGSGPPLILVDGAFCHRGMGPMPDLAKHLEPHFTVVLYDRRGRGASGNGAPWSIEREVEDLAALVHASGGSASLFGISSGAVLALDAAASGLPVSKVAVYEPPLIVDATREPVSEEFVPGMKRLLAEGNRAEMVKRFMRLVGAPGFVIAIMRLMPNFKKLVEVAHTLPYDLSLLHGLQSGRSLPEGRWSGVAAPCLVIDGGKSPQWMRNGAEALARILKRSSYRTLPGQTHMVKSKVLAPALIEFFGAR
- a CDS encoding threo-3-hydroxy-L-aspartate ammonia-lyase; the protein is MSDLAIGFADVAAAAERLRGVAHRTPVLTSRTADARTGATVFFKCENFQRMGAFKFRGAYNALAKLSAEQRAKGALAYSSGNHAQAIALAARLLGMPSVLVMPHDTPAGKLAATLGYQHGVPGSGIVRYDRYAEDREAIGRRLAAERGMTLVPPFDHPDVMAGQGTAALELIEQAGTLDLLLVCVGGGGLLSGCATAAHGTTPGIEVIGVEPEAGNDVQLSLARGEIVTIGTPRTIADGAQTQAPGTLTFPVIRKLVGRLVTVTDAQLVETMRFFAERMKLVVEPTGCLAAAALLHGVVRAAGKRVVVIVSGGNVDPGRYAELLSGS
- a CDS encoding hotdog fold domain-containing protein gives rise to the protein MNDSPLLNRELLPHNTCFGCGLDNPAGLHIEIRRDPAEGALSGRFVPTSRMDGFPGITHGGLVYTALDCFSTWVATLLGPNREAGWILRSATTTYHRPAPVGRPLTLVGRIREQAGPWDPLVVHTEARLEDGVVCVEADFKVVPLTQEKLAAVGGLREIPDNWKFFLSGGE